A DNA window from Brassica oleracea var. oleracea cultivar TO1000 unplaced genomic scaffold, BOL UnpScaffold01403, whole genome shotgun sequence contains the following coding sequences:
- the LOC106321301 gene encoding uncharacterized protein LOC106321301, translated as MNEWIKMLLLCLRLGSNPQSAELVNAEVVTKRETLTIGEIYSYIRDGSNKEAFFECTATIDDVVHGSTWYYISCSGCHTKATKGPTSLMCSKCGKVNISGVPQYRAQLSVYDNSEQAVFVLLGDAGFELTGKHAAELVSSYVEANGDQGVTQEVPFPEALISTIGQKHNFCVKVTKHNLDGKSRSLTVTKILPLESPPVTEASRGNYNPITSEVGFETGTKVCEASKIRVDSAEGSKSNGDLDEMGKAKRLKRGG; from the exons ATGAATGAATGGATCAAAATGTTACTACTCTGTCTCAGGTTGGGCTCTAACCCACAGAGTGCTGAGTTGGTTAATGCAGAAGTGGTTACTAAAAGGGAGACACTGACCATAGGAGAAATATACTCCTACATCAGGGATGGATCTAATAAG GAGGCTTTTTTTGAGTGCACGGCTACGATTGATGATGTGGTCCATGGTTCAACCTGGTATTACATATCATGCAGTGGTTGCCATACTAAGGCTACGAAAGGCCCAACTTCTTTGATGTGTTCAAAATGTGGGAAAGTCAACATATCAGGAGTACCACA GTACCGTGCACAGCTATCTGTCTATGACAACAGTGAGCAAGctgtttttgttcttcttggTGATGCTGGTTTTGAGTTAACCGGGAAGCATGCAGCCGAGTTAGTCAGCAGCTATGTTGAG GCTAATGGAGACCAAGGAGTTACTCAAGAGGTGCCTTTCCCAGAAGCTTTAATTAGCACTATCGGTCAGAAACATAACTTTTGTGTAAAAGTTACAAAGCACAACTTAGATGGCAAGTCTCGATCTTTGACTGTGACCAAGATTCTCCCTCTGGAATCTCCACCAGTCACAGAAGCTTCGAGAGGAAACTACAACCCGATAACCTCAGAGGTCGGATTTGAGACTGGAACGAAGGTGTGTGAAGCTTCCAAAATCAGAGTGGATTCGGCAGAGGGAAGTAAGAGCAATGGTGACCTTGATGAGATGGGCAAAGCAAAACGCCTCAAGCGTGGGGGGTAG